The region TCACCCAAAGCCCCGAGCTTTATTTTGAGCAACTGACTATTACGGAAGACTATAGCCTGTTGAAGGACTGCAAGCTTGTACTGGAATGTACACTCGAAGACATCAACATCAAGAAATCCGTCTACGACAAAATTGAAGCCGTTGTTGCCGACGATGCTCTGATCACGAGCAATACCTCGGCCATACCCATCAGTATTCTCCAGCGTCAGATTCGCCTGCCCGAACGGTTTCTGGGCCTGCACTGGGCCGAACCCTCGCACACGACCCGCTTTCTGGAAATTATTTGTGGCGATTTAAGCGATCAGCAATCTGCTGAATGGCTGTACCATCTGTCGCATCGTTGGGCTAAAGAGCCAACGCTGGTTCGCAAAGATATCCGGGGGTTCATAGCCAACCGGCTGGCGTACGCCATGTACCGCGAGGCTTTCAATCTGGTCGAAAACGGCTACGCGACTGTGGAAGATGTAGACCGTGCCTGCCGTAATAACACCGGCTACTGGATGACGTTGGTGGGTGTTTTCCGGTGGATGGACCTCACGGGCGTACCGGCTTACCATACTGTTATGAAGGACTTGTTCCCAACCCTGAGCAACCAGACCGAAGTGCCAAAACTGATTGACGACATCGTGAAAGCGGGCGGCAAGGGGGTCCAGAACGCTCACGGTTTCTACGAATATACCCCCGAAGAAGCCCAACTCTGGAAAGAAACCTACGAAGAATTCAGTTACGAAATTCGTCAGCTAGCCTTGAAGTACCCCGCCGATGTGGTGAAAAAGAAACTGAGTACGAATAAAGAAGAGTAGCCCAATTAGTTTTGTACCAGACAGCATGGCACTGGCCACCCGGCTTGCTGTCTGGTACAAAACCGCAGTTCATAAACCGTTAACCGGCTCAGACTGCGCTGGCGCGGGTGTTCACCCGTGCCTATTGATATAGCCAGCATTCGCTGGCGAATCGTTCGATAGTGCGTCAGTAAATACTGACGAAATGAAAAGACACGGGTGAATACCCGTGCCAGCCCTGGATCAATAAATAATACCCTCATGTTCATTATTGATGCCCACCTCGACATGGCCCTCAACGCCATCGAATGGAATCGCGATTACCGCCTGTCAGCCCACCAGATCCGCGAACTGGAAGCCGATATGACCGACAAAATTGACCGGGCAAAAGGCACCGTCTCTCTTCCCGACCTCCGCCGGGGTAATATCGGTCTGGTCGTGGCGACGCAGATTGCCCGGTTCAACCAAAGCAACGGAAACCTGCCCGGCGCGGGCTGGAACTCCCCTGAACAGGCCTGGGCCATGACGCAGGCACAGCGGACGTGGTACGAAACGATGGTCGACGCGGGCGAAATGGTGCAGATCACCGACCGGACCAGCCTCGATAGCCACGTGGCGCTCTGGCTCGACGAAAGTATTCCCAACGACACCAAACCCGTCGGGTATATCCTCAGTCTGGAGGGGGCCGACTCGCTGGTGAACCTGTCGTACCTGGAGAAAGCGTATAATTACGGCTTACGCGCCCTCGGTCCGGCGCACTACAGCACGGGCCGTTATGCCCCCGGCACCGGCCTGAATGGTCCGCTGACGGCGCAGGGCCGCGAGCTAGTGAAAGAAATGGACCGGCTGGGCATTATTTTAGATGCAACCCACCTCACCGACGAAGGATTTACGGAAGCCCTGTCTTTGTACAAGGGACCCGTATGGGCGAGTCACCACAATTGTCGGGCGCTGGTGCCGCACCAACGGCAGCTCACCGACGATCAGATCAGGCAGTTGACGGATCGGGGCGGGGTTATCGGCGGGTGTTTCGATGCCTGGATGATGAAGCCCGGTTTCACCCAGCGCGTCAGCAATCCGACCGAATTTGGCATTAGTATCGAAACAATCATCGACCACTACGACCACATTTGCCAGCTCACCGGCAGCAGCCAGCACATCGCCATCGGCAGTGATCTCGACGGCACCTACGGCATCGAACAATCGCCCAGTGACCTCGACACCATCGCCGACCTGCAAAGCCTGACCGGTTTACTAACGAAACGCGGCTACACCCAGGAGGATATTGAAAATATTTTCCACAAAAACTGGCTGCGGTTTCTGCGAGGGGCGTGGTCCCCAGGCACCTAACCCCGGACTACGTCCGGGGCCAGCCACAGTTAACCCCTTCGGGGTTATGACTGGATGGTACCTGTGTGCCTTTTATCCCGTCGTTCCAACCCCGACGGGGTTGACCGTGGATAACCCCGGATGCAATCCGGGGAAACGATGTCATCCGGTGATTTTAAAAAAAATTAAAATAAAGTTTCGGAAAAGAGAGTATTCACCAACGACTCCTGCATCTTTCCTTCAAATGCACCAATAGCGCATTCATGTCTATGCAGGAGTACAGGGATATGGAACCTGAAGAATTGGCTCTCGATTCGTCTTTTCAACGCTGGCAGTTGAGCCACGACCCCACGGCCAATTCGCTCTGGGAAGCGTGGCTGGCCCAGAATCCGGACAAAACCGAGCTGGTCGACAAAGCGGCTTCACTGCTGATCTCCCTGCACACTACCTACAGCGAACACATTGCCGAACGGGTACCCATTTCGGAACACGAGGTTCAGGAAGAAATCAGCCGTCTGCATATGGCCCTGGAAGACCGGGAAGTACCCATTATAGCAGTATCCTGGTTTCGGTCGTGGCCCGTTCGCTATGGCGTGGCGGCCAGTGTGCTGGTGTTGCTCGGTCTGTTTGGCTGGTCGCAACTCCGCCCGTCGGCAAATAAAACGCCGGAAACCTACACCGAACTGGTAGCGCTGGCACCTGAGCCACTTTCTGAAATAAGCAACAGCTCCGATAAACCTTTACAAGTCAACCTCCCCGACAAAAGTACGATCACCTTGTATCCGAAAAGCCGGGTGAGTTACGACAAGCAGTTCGCCGGTACCAGGCGGGAGATCTATCTGTCGGGAAAAGGCTTTTTTGAGGTTGTTAAAAATCCGGCAAAGCCGTTTTACGTCTACGCTAACGGACTGGTGACGAAAGTGCTGGGCACCAGCTTCACAGTGCAGGCGTATGAAGGCGCGAAGCAGATGAAAGTCGTTGTCCGGACCGGCAAAGTGGCCGTTTTCACCCAAAAGCAGGTGGCGGAGCAGCCCCGAAAAGAAACATATAAGCTCGACGGCATTGTGCTGACGCCCAATCAGCAGATCGTCTTTTCAACGGAGAAAACGCAGATAAAAAAGAGCCTGGTCGACAATCCGGTTTTGCTGGAGCAGGCTCCTCAGAAGCAGCTTTTCACCTTCAAACGCACGCCCATTGCCGATGTGTTCGCTACCCTTGAGCAGTCGTACGGTGTACCTATCGCTTTCGATAAAGACCTGATGCGGGCGTGTTACCTGACCGCATCCTTCACCGACGAACCGCTTTTTGAAAAACTTGACCTGATTTGCCGAACCATCAATGCCACGTATAAACAGGTAGATGGCACTATCCAGATCAGTAGTAACGGCTGTTAAATGCCGGTTATTGGTTACTAGCTATTAAATAGTAGTCGGGGACTACTGTCCTTATCTTCCAATCTGACACAGCCTAGTAACTAATAACTATTGACTCAATAACCACTAACTCAATAACCAATAGCCTATGGTCAACACCGCTCCGACATACGCATAAAAAAGGCGGAGATGCGCTAACATCTTCGCCTTCAAAATCGCCCCTCGTGTAGCTCATTACGGTATCCGCAAAAATTGCGGAATGGGACTTTATTGTGCCGAATTTTTCACCCGACAAAAGCCAAAACTATGTCAAAACGAGTACTTTATCAAAAGACTTTACAGAAAATCATGCGCATTGGCATCTACCAGGCCTTTCTTTCTGTCGCTTTTGCCACCTTCTCCTACGCCGTCGAGGTTAGTGGGCAGAAAGTGCTGGAGCAAAAAGTAACCCTTCAACTGTCCAACGCCGATGTTGAAAAAGTGCTGGACAAAATTGAGACCGTTACGAACGTCAAATTTCTGTACAACCCGCAAATCTTCGGGAACGACACCAAAGCCACCTATAAATTTCGCAACGAGCCGCTCTCCGATGTTCTGAACAAGATTCTAAACCGGTATCAGGTTACCTACGAAGTACTCCAGGACCGGATCATTCTGAAACGGCTGGAGTCGTTCGAAATCAGAGTACCCGTTCAGCAGGAAGCCCCCAAACGGAAAGTAGCGGGTATCGTTCTCGACGAAAACGGGGCCGGATTGCCGGGCGTGAGCGTCGTAATCAAAGAAGCCCAGAAAGGGACCACCACGGGTGCTGACGGCCGTTTTTCGCTCGATGTCCCAGACGATAACGCTGTACTGGTGTTCAGCTTTGTGGGCTACAAACGGCAGGAAGTTACCCTAGGTAACCAAAGCAACCTCTCGGTAACGCTGGCTCCGGAAGCTAGCACCCTCGGCGAAGTGGTGGTAACGGCCCTCGGTATTGCGCGGGAGAAAAAAGCCCTCGCCTATGCCGTGTCGGAAGTGAAAGGCAGCGAGTTTACACAGGCCCGCGAAAACAACGTGGCCAACGCCCTGACGGGTAAGATTGCCGGGGTCAACGCAACGGGTATGGCGACCGGCCCCGGTGGATCAAGCCGCATCATCATCCGGGGTAATGGCTCCCTGAACGGCAACAACCAGCCGCTGTACGTCATCAACGGGATGCCGATGGATAACAGCACCCCCGGCGGCACACAAGCCGACGGCAACGGCATGAACGTTGACCGGGGTGACGGTATCGGCGGTATCAACCCCGACGATATCGAGTCCATCAGCGTACTCAAAGGTGGTCCCGCTGCGGCTCTGTACGGAGCCCGTGCCTCCAATGGCGTTATTCTGATTACGACAAAAAAAGGCCGCGCTCAGAAAGGTGTCGGCGTAGAGATTAACAGCAATACGACCTTCGAAGACATCGCCGTGATTCCAAATTGGCAGTACGAATACGGCCAGGGACTCGATGGCAGAAAACCAACCACGGTAACGGAGGCCAAAAGCACCGGCCGACTGTCTTACGGGGCCAAAATGGATGGGCTACCCACAATTCAGGTGGATGGGCAAATGCACCCCTATTCGCCCCAGAGAAACAATCTGAAAAACTTTTACCGCACAGGCACCAACTACATTAACTCGCTGGCCTTCACCGGCGGCAGCGAAACGGTAAACTTCCGGCTGGGACTCAACAACACCCAGTCGAACAGCATCGTACCCAACTCGTCGTTCTCCCGGCGGATCGCCAACCTGAACCTGAACGCGTTTCTGGGCAAGAAACTGAGCGTTGAAACGGTATTCCAGTACAACGTGGAAGAGGGCATCAACCGACCGAAAGTTGGGTATGCCGACTTCAACCCGCACTGGGCCACTTACCTAATCGCCAACGTGGTCGACATTCGTAGTCTGGCACCGGGATACGACCCCGTGACGGGCAAAGAGATGGAATGGAACCCTGTTCCGGCCGCGCCGAACCCGTATTTTGTGATCAACAAGTTTAAGAATAACGACACCAAACACCGGTTTATCAGCCAGGGAAGCATCCGCTACGATATTCTGGACAACCTGTTCCTCAAAGGCAGCGTCAGCCAGGACTTTTACAGCTTTTCGTCGGAATACGTCCAGCCTACCAATAACGCCTACCAGCCGCTGGGCACCTACGAAGCCCGTAAAACAAGCTCCTCGGAAACCAATGGTATGCTGACGCTGAACTACAACACGACCTTTTTTAAGGACCTTACCTTTTCAGCCCTGCTGGGCGGCAATGTCCAGAAAGCGATCTTCGACCAGACAACCATAGCTGGCAGTGAATTTACGGTACCGTATTTCTACAGCTACACCAACCTCGCGACATCGACCACAACGCCAACCTACCTGAAAAGCGCCATCAATTCGGTGTTTGGCTCGGCCGATTTCGGGTATAAAAACGTCGCTTATCTGACGCTGTCGGGTCGGCAGGACTGGTTCTCGGTGCTGAACCCGAAGAGTAACCACATCTTCTACCCATCTGTGGGCGGCTCGTTCATTCTGTCTGATGCGTTCCAGTTGCCCAAGGCGGTGAGCTTTGCGAAGTTGCGGGCGTCGTGGGCGCAGGTGGGTGGCGCTACGGTCAACGCCTATCAGATTTACCAGTACTATTCCATGCAGCAGGGCGGTCACAACGGTCGGCCGGTGCAGGTTTTATCGTCCTCGCAGGTACCCAACCCCGACCTGAAACCGCTGACCTCGACTACGTACGAGGGGGGTATTGAAGCCAAGTTCCTGAACAACCGGCTAGGTATCGACCTCACGCTCTACAACCGCAAAACCACGGACGACATCGTGACGACGAACATCGCCCTGTCGTCGGGCTACACCTCGGCGCTGTTGAACGTGGGTGCGTTGAGTAACAAAGGCGTTGAGCTGCTACTGACTGGCACGCCCGTCAGCAAAGGGCCTTTCTCCTGGGATGTTAGCTACAACATGGCCTACAATAAGAGCAAGATCGAACAGCTGGCCGCAGGCATCACCGGTATTGATGTTGGTGCGGGCGTAGGCGGTGGTCTGGTTCGGAACGTACTCAACCGGCCTTACGGCACCGTTTGGGGCTACAACAAGAAGACCGACGCCAACGGCAATGTGGTCTTTAACACAGCCAGCGGGTATGCGCTTCGGGGCGATTTGCAGGAAATCGGGCAGGGCACGCCCCCACTCACGATGGGGATCACCAACAACTTCCGATATAAGAACTTCTCGCTGAACATCCTGGTCGACGGTAAATTTGGCAGCATCGTTTACTCGAACCTATACCAGTATGCCTACCGCTTTGGTCTGCCGCAGGAAACCCTGCCCGGCCGCGAAACCGGCATCACCGTCACGGGCGTAACCCCCGAAGGCAATCCGTACAGCAAAACATGGAGCAAGGAAGAGGTCGATACGTACTATGACAACGACAAGAACTACACCGCCATGTTCATGTTCAACAACGATTTCGTGAAGCTGCGTCAAGTGATCCTCAGCTACAATCTGCCCGTTGCCAAACTGCCCTTCCTGAAGCTACAATCGGCCACGATCTCGTTTGTAGCGCGTAACCTGGCTATTCTCTACAAGGATAAAAAGAATCAGTATTTCGATCCGGAGTCGGGCTATACGAGCACCAACGCACAGGGGCTGGAGGCTTTCGGCGTACCCAGAACCCGCAGCCTGGGTGTGAACTTAATGGTGAAATTCTAACCAACTACTATTCTGACGATGAAGAATCTGATCCAAAAAATACTGATAGTGGCCCCGATGCTTCTGCTCCTGTCTGCCTGCGACAAGGGCTTCGAGGAGATGAACGTGGACCCGAACAAATACTCGGAAGTGGTACCTGGCTACCTCTTTACCCGAGCCCAACTGGACGGCGTGAGCACCAACTTCACGGGGGCTGCTTACCTGACCATCGGCCAGTCGATGCAGCAGTTTGCCACCTACAAAGAGGTACCGGCAGCGGGCGACAAGTACTTCAATTACAGCTACTCGACCGGCAACTGGAATGCCTACGCCGGTACCGGAGCCGGGCAAGGGGCCATCGTATCTATCCGACAGGTGATCGACGCCGTATCGACCAGCCCGCTGGATGTCAATAAGCTCTCGGCAGCGCGCATCTGGAAAGCGTATATTTTCCACCGCCTGACGGACATGTACGGCGACATCCCCTACTTCGACGCGGGCAAGGCGCTTTCGGACAAGAACTACAGCCCCAAATACGACACCCAGCAGGCAATCTATGCCGATCTGCTGAAAGAACTGGACGAGTCCATCAAGGCGTTCGACGCCAGCAAAGCCACGTTCGGCACCGCCGACCTAATGTATGGTGGCGACATTACCAAGTGGAAAAAATTCGCTTATTCGCTGATGCTCCGTCTGGGTATGCGCCTGACCGAAGTGGACCCGGCGATGGCGAAAACCTGGAGCGAGAAAGCCATTGCCGGTGGGATTATTCTGGACGATGCCGACCGCGCTGTGATTGCCTACGTCGATGGGTCGCAGACGGCCAGCCGGAATTTCATCGCCAGCGGCCTCATCAGCACGGATTATGTGACGCCCGGTGGCGATAATGTGGAAGGTGGCAAGTACGCCAAAACATTTATCGACTACCTGAAAAACACCAAAGACCCGCGCCTGAACGTGATCTCGATTGTGTGGACCACCACCGACGGCAAAACGTTCACTGCTGACACGACAACGGCCCTGCAAAGCGGCATGCCCAACGCGGCTTACAACAACCTGCCTGCTAATTTCAACTCGTTCTCGGAACCCAACCCGAACACACTCCTGAAATACAGTACTCCGCTGATCGTGTTTGGCAATGCCGAAACGAACCTGTTGCTGGCCGAAGCATCGGTGCGTGGCTGGGCTAGTGGCACCACGGCGGCTACGGCCTATGCCAATGCGGTGAAAGGCGGTATGCGCCAATGGTCGCTATTCGGTACAGGCGGCACGATCTCGGAGGCACGGATCAACGCGTATCTAGCCGCCAATCCGTACAAAGAAACGGGGACGGTAGCGCAGCAGATGGAGCAGATTCAGACGCAGAAATGGGTGTCGCTGTTCCTGGAAGATGAATACGAAATCTTCTCCAACTGGCGTCGGACGGGGTATCCGGTGCTCACCCCGACGAACTATCCGGGCAACCTCACCGGCGGCAAAATCCCGACCCGCTTCGTGATTCCCGACTCGGAAGAGACGTATAACAAAACCAACTTCATCGAGGCCCGGACGCGTCAGGGCGGCACAAACACGCTCTCCAGCGTGGTGTGGTGGGATAAGTAGTTGGTGGAGTTAGGCTTCCGTAAGGTGGAGTCAGGTCCTCAGACCTGACATAGGGAGGTTTCTTAAAACCTCGTTGATCAAGAAGCCAGCCGCACGAGGTTTTGAGAAACCTCCCTATGTCAGGTCTTAGGACCCGACTCCACGGACACAACACAGTTTCTAATATTTTTTAATAAATTGACAGGCAGTGGCTTTCTTTTAGAGTAAGTTCCTAAAAAACCTCCTTTTCCCTTTTTAAGCGATTCATGAAAGCACAACGCCGTTCCATCTTAAAACGCCTTTTTGCATCCGTTGCCGGAATGACCGGACTGGGTTCGTCAACCCGCTCCCTGGCTGCATCAACGGCTGAAAAAGAAGCGACCAGTATAGTATCTCAGGATGATATTCCCTTATATTCAGGATCGACGAAGCTGGGCAATCTGGTCTTTGTGTCCGGGGCCGGGGCTCACTTTGAGGGCGATATCCGGTCGCATACAGATCATGTGCTCAAAGAGATCGAAAAAGAGCTGATTAAAGCAGGCTCGTCGATGGACAAAGTCTTGAAAGTGAACGTCCTGCTACACGACCTTAAAGACTACAAAGCCATGAACGAGGTGTACAAAGGCCGGTTCGGCAAAAACCCACCGGTACGTACAACGGTAGCCGTACATGCCGGTGTTCCCGGCAATTCGTGGGTAGAAATTGACTGTGTCGCCTATGTGTAGTGCTTTGTACCAAACAGCTTCTAGCTGTTTGTGGCTAAAAACAGCCAGAAGCTGTTTGGTACGAAAAAAACTCACCGTCGTTACTTTAGCCATTTTACTCTCCTTAAGACTCATGCCCGTCAACGCACAAACCAACGTTTCAACGCAGTTAATCGTCCACAAAACAGATGATTTTCAGGTAAACGGAAACGGCGACAACAGCGCCTGGAACAAAACAGACTGGGTACCCATCACGATTCAGGAGTCGGCCGGTCGAAAGCTAGGCACGAAGACCAAAACGCTGTATTCATCCACCGGCATGTATTTCCTCTTTCAGTGCGAGGACGAAACGTTGACCGCTACGATACAGGAGGACTTTGGGGCGTTGTACAACGAAGATGTGGTGGAAGTGTTTCTCTGGCCCGATGAATCCGTACCTATCTATTTTGAATACGAACTGTCGCCCCTGAATTACGAACTCCCCATTCTGGTACCGAATCTTAACGGCAAATTCATGGGCTGGAAACCCTGGCATTACACGGGTAAATCGAAAGTGCAGCACGCAACCAGCATTCAGGGTGGCGAGAAGGTGAGCAAGGCAGCTATCAAGGGCTGGACAGCCGAGTTTTTCATTCCCTATACGTTATTAAACCCCCTCGTTCAGGCCCCACCTACTTCGGGCACCCGCTGGCGTGGTAACCTGTACCGCATTGATTACGACAAGGGGTATCAAACCTGGTCGTGGCAAAAAACGAGTGGCAGCTTTCACGAATTCCACAAGTTCGGAACGCTGATTTTTGAGTAAGAACGATCACCGATACAAACCAACTTTATCATGCTCAATAGAAGATCCCTCATCAAACGACTGTCGGCAATGCCCCTGCTGGGTGGCCTGATCGGTAGCGTAACACCGCTTGAATCAGTGCTGGCAGCTCCGGCGAAAGCGGCTTCACGCAACGTCCTGAAAGAACTTGGACTGCGTACGTTTATCAATGCGGCCGGTACGTATACCGCCATGACGGGCTCGCTGATGGAAGATGACGTGGTCGAAACGATCAACGCATCATCCAAAGAGTTTGTCATGCTGGACGATGTGCAGACCAAAGTCGGCGAGAAGATTGCCGCCCTGACTCATGCCGAATCCGCTGTCGTCACGGCGGGCTGTTTCTCGGCTATGACGCTCGGACTGGCTGGTGTGCTGACGGGCATGGACCAGAAAAAAGTGGAGCTGCTGCCCCATCTGGAAGGCACCGACATGAAATCGGAAGTGATTGCTCAGAAAGCGCACAACATCGGCTACAACCACGCCCTGACCAATACGGGTTGTAAAATTGTAGTGGTCGAAACGCTGGAAGAGGCCGAAAAAGCCATCAACAGCAAAACGGCTATGCTGTGGTTCCTGAACATCCAATCCGACAAGGGCCAGATTCAGCATCAGGAATGGGTGAATCTTGGTAAGAAACACAACATCCCGACCATGATCGATATTGCCGCCGATGTGCCGCCGGTCGAAAACCTCTGGAAGTTCAACGACATGGGCTTCGACCTGGTTTGCGTATCGGGCGGGAAGGCCATGCGGGGGCCACAAAGCGCGGGTTTGCTGATGGGCAAAAAACAGTACATCGCTGCCGCCCGGCTCAGCATGCCGCCCCGTGGCTCCACCATCGGCCGGGGCATGAAGGTGAATAAAGAAGAGATTTTGGGCATGTACGTCGCCCTCGACAAGTTCATCGCAACGGACCACAAGAAAGAATGGAAGATGCTGGAAGACCGGGTGGCCGTTATTTCCAGTGCCATTAAAGGTATTAACGGCATCAACGTCGAAACCTACGCCCCGCCCCTCGGCAACCACACGCCCACCATGCGCGTCACCTGGGAAACGGGCAAAGTCAACCTGACAACCAAAACGTTACAGGAAAACCTGCGCAACGGCAACCCGTCCATTGAAGTGGTCGGCGAAGCCAACGGCATCAGCATGACGACCTGGATGCTCAAACCCGGTCAGGACAAGATT is a window of Spirosoma linguale DSM 74 DNA encoding:
- a CDS encoding 3-hydroxyacyl-CoA dehydrogenase NAD-binding protein (PFAM: 3-hydroxyacyl-CoA dehydrogenase NAD-binding; 3-hydroxyacyl-CoA dehydrogenase domain protein~KEGG: mlo:mlr6793 3-hydroxybutyryl-CoA dehydrogenase) codes for the protein MEPQQINPADIPVSVVGLGLMGCSITVCLLIAGHPVVAVAPLPADMETAEPRIREHLTKAFEKGLITQSPELYFEQLTITEDYSLLKDCKLVLECTLEDINIKKSVYDKIEAVVADDALITSNTSAIPISILQRQIRLPERFLGLHWAEPSHTTRFLEIICGDLSDQQSAEWLYHLSHRWAKEPTLVRKDIRGFIANRLAYAMYREAFNLVENGYATVEDVDRACRNNTGYWMTLVGVFRWMDLTGVPAYHTVMKDLFPTLSNQTEVPKLIDDIVKAGGKGVQNAHGFYEYTPEEAQLWKETYEEFSYEIRQLALKYPADVVKKKLSTNKEE
- a CDS encoding peptidase M19 renal dipeptidase (PFAM: peptidase M19 renal dipeptidase~KEGG: sil:SPO1311 renal dipeptidase family protein), which translates into the protein MFIIDAHLDMALNAIEWNRDYRLSAHQIRELEADMTDKIDRAKGTVSLPDLRRGNIGLVVATQIARFNQSNGNLPGAGWNSPEQAWAMTQAQRTWYETMVDAGEMVQITDRTSLDSHVALWLDESIPNDTKPVGYILSLEGADSLVNLSYLEKAYNYGLRALGPAHYSTGRYAPGTGLNGPLTAQGRELVKEMDRLGIILDATHLTDEGFTEALSLYKGPVWASHHNCRALVPHQRQLTDDQIRQLTDRGGVIGGCFDAWMMKPGFTQRVSNPTEFGISIETIIDHYDHICQLTGSSQHIAIGSDLDGTYGIEQSPSDLDTIADLQSLTGLLTKRGYTQEDIENIFHKNWLRFLRGAWSPGT
- a CDS encoding hypothetical protein (KEGG: mxa:MXAN_2624 putative lipoprotein); this translates as MPVNAQTNVSTQLIVHKTDDFQVNGNGDNSAWNKTDWVPITIQESAGRKLGTKTKTLYSSTGMYFLFQCEDETLTATIQEDFGALYNEDVVEVFLWPDESVPIYFEYELSPLNYELPILVPNLNGKFMGWKPWHYTGKSKVQHATSIQGGEKVSKAAIKGWTAEFFIPYTLLNPLVQAPPTSGTRWRGNLYRIDYDKGYQTWSWQKTSGSFHEFHKFGTLIFE
- a CDS encoding TonB-dependent receptor plug (PFAM: TonB-dependent receptor plug~KEGG: mxa:MXAN_4746 TonB-dependent receptor); this translates as MSKRVLYQKTLQKIMRIGIYQAFLSVAFATFSYAVEVSGQKVLEQKVTLQLSNADVEKVLDKIETVTNVKFLYNPQIFGNDTKATYKFRNEPLSDVLNKILNRYQVTYEVLQDRIILKRLESFEIRVPVQQEAPKRKVAGIVLDENGAGLPGVSVVIKEAQKGTTTGADGRFSLDVPDDNAVLVFSFVGYKRQEVTLGNQSNLSVTLAPEASTLGEVVVTALGIAREKKALAYAVSEVKGSEFTQARENNVANALTGKIAGVNATGMATGPGGSSRIIIRGNGSLNGNNQPLYVINGMPMDNSTPGGTQADGNGMNVDRGDGIGGINPDDIESISVLKGGPAAALYGARASNGVILITTKKGRAQKGVGVEINSNTTFEDIAVIPNWQYEYGQGLDGRKPTTVTEAKSTGRLSYGAKMDGLPTIQVDGQMHPYSPQRNNLKNFYRTGTNYINSLAFTGGSETVNFRLGLNNTQSNSIVPNSSFSRRIANLNLNAFLGKKLSVETVFQYNVEEGINRPKVGYADFNPHWATYLIANVVDIRSLAPGYDPVTGKEMEWNPVPAAPNPYFVINKFKNNDTKHRFISQGSIRYDILDNLFLKGSVSQDFYSFSSEYVQPTNNAYQPLGTYEARKTSSSETNGMLTLNYNTTFFKDLTFSALLGGNVQKAIFDQTTIAGSEFTVPYFYSYTNLATSTTTPTYLKSAINSVFGSADFGYKNVAYLTLSGRQDWFSVLNPKSNHIFYPSVGGSFILSDAFQLPKAVSFAKLRASWAQVGGATVNAYQIYQYYSMQQGGHNGRPVQVLSSSQVPNPDLKPLTSTTYEGGIEAKFLNNRLGIDLTLYNRKTTDDIVTTNIALSSGYTSALLNVGALSNKGVELLLTGTPVSKGPFSWDVSYNMAYNKSKIEQLAAGITGIDVGAGVGGGLVRNVLNRPYGTVWGYNKKTDANGNVVFNTASGYALRGDLQEIGQGTPPLTMGITNNFRYKNFSLNILVDGKFGSIVYSNLYQYAYRFGLPQETLPGRETGITVTGVTPEGNPYSKTWSKEEVDTYYDNDKNYTAMFMFNNDFVKLRQVILSYNLPVAKLPFLKLQSATISFVARNLAILYKDKKNQYFDPESGYTSTNAQGLEAFGVPRTRSLGVNLMVKF
- a CDS encoding hypothetical protein (KEGG: hypothetical protein), giving the protein MKNLIQKILIVAPMLLLLSACDKGFEEMNVDPNKYSEVVPGYLFTRAQLDGVSTNFTGAAYLTIGQSMQQFATYKEVPAAGDKYFNYSYSTGNWNAYAGTGAGQGAIVSIRQVIDAVSTSPLDVNKLSAARIWKAYIFHRLTDMYGDIPYFDAGKALSDKNYSPKYDTQQAIYADLLKELDESIKAFDASKATFGTADLMYGGDITKWKKFAYSLMLRLGMRLTEVDPAMAKTWSEKAIAGGIILDDADRAVIAYVDGSQTASRNFIASGLISTDYVTPGGDNVEGGKYAKTFIDYLKNTKDPRLNVISIVWTTTDGKTFTADTTTALQSGMPNAAYNNLPANFNSFSEPNPNTLLKYSTPLIVFGNAETNLLLAEASVRGWASGTTAATAYANAVKGGMRQWSLFGTGGTISEARINAYLAANPYKETGTVAQQMEQIQTQKWVSLFLEDEYEIFSNWRRTGYPVLTPTNYPGNLTGGKIPTRFVIPDSEETYNKTNFIEARTRQGGTNTLSSVVWWDK
- a CDS encoding Endoribonuclease L-PSP (PFAM: Endoribonuclease L-PSP~KEGG: L-PSP endoribonuclease family protein Brt1); protein product: MTGLGSSTRSLAASTAEKEATSIVSQDDIPLYSGSTKLGNLVFVSGAGAHFEGDIRSHTDHVLKEIEKELIKAGSSMDKVLKVNVLLHDLKDYKAMNEVYKGRFGKNPPVRTTVAVHAGVPGNSWVEIDCVAYV
- a CDS encoding anti-FecI sigma factor, FecR (PFAM: FecR protein~KEGG: sde:Sde_1443 putative transcriptional regulator, putative) yields the protein MSMQEYRDMEPEELALDSSFQRWQLSHDPTANSLWEAWLAQNPDKTELVDKAASLLISLHTTYSEHIAERVPISEHEVQEEISRLHMALEDREVPIIAVSWFRSWPVRYGVAASVLVLLGLFGWSQLRPSANKTPETYTELVALAPEPLSEISNSSDKPLQVNLPDKSTITLYPKSRVSYDKQFAGTRREIYLSGKGFFEVVKNPAKPFYVYANGLVTKVLGTSFTVQAYEGAKQMKVVVRTGKVAVFTQKQVAEQPRKETYKLDGIVLTPNQQIVFSTEKTQIKKSLVDNPVLLEQAPQKQLFTFKRTPIADVFATLEQSYGVPIAFDKDLMRACYLTASFTDEPLFEKLDLICRTINATYKQVDGTIQISSNGC